In one window of Gloeocapsa sp. DLM2.Bin57 DNA:
- a CDS encoding DUF4346 domain-containing protein: MTELIDSITAIDQELSKRDIALDPGGYFIIYLDREAKLICAKHYSNIINEQGLAADPATGKVIPAKGKVERQPEQVFTGRSAKEICVKIVEQTQPCPLTMLDHAAYLGREFMRAEFALVTGTEYIQD, translated from the coding sequence ATGACTGAACTGATAGACTCTATTACCGCTATTGACCAAGAATTATCTAAGCGAGATATAGCCTTAGATCCTGGTGGGTACTTTATTATCTATTTAGATCGCGAAGCTAAACTCATTTGTGCCAAACACTATAGCAATATTATCAATGAACAGGGTTTAGCCGCAGATCCCGCTACAGGAAAAGTGATACCCGCGAAAGGAAAAGTAGAACGTCAGCCAGAACAAGTGTTCACTGGTAGAAGCGCAAAAGAAATCTGTGTCAAAATTGTTGAGCAAACTCAACCATGTCCTCTTACTATGTTAGATCACGCTGCCTACTTAGGAAGAGAATTTATGCGGGCTGAGTTTGCTTTGGTTACAGGTACAGAATATATTCAGGATTAG
- a CDS encoding DUF29 domain-containing protein, which produces MYNTDYYLWTQQQAEVLKKAALEDIDWLNLIEEIEGLGKSEKRRLESYLTQLMVHLFKLSFWSTEKQYNQKHWETEGLSVYMR; this is translated from the coding sequence GTGTACAATACAGACTATTATCTTTGGACACAACAACAAGCAGAAGTCTTGAAAAAAGCGGCATTAGAAGATATTGACTGGCTAAATCTTATTGAGGAAATTGAGGGGTTGGGTAAAAGCGAAAAGAGAAGGTTAGAAAGTTACCTGACTCAGTTAATGGTTCATTTGTTTAAATTATCTTTTTGGTCAACAGAAAAACAGTATAACCAAAAACACTGGGAAACAGAAGGGCTCTCGGTGTACATGCGGTGA
- the surE gene encoding 5'/3'-nucleotidase SurE: MFILTNDDGIDAPGLEALAKAIALENLVVAPKDHLSGCGHQFTTHRPIQVQRRNETAYAIDGTPADCTRIAITHLNQEAKYVLSGINAGGNLGVDVYTSGTVAAVREAAIHGIPGIAISHWIKKPLEIDWSKATNLTKKVLEVLLVKTLEPGYFWNVNLPHLETGKPEPEIIFCEPSNHPLPVNYRIEGDLYYYHGEYAQRERSPGSDVDVCFSGNIAVTLLKV; encoded by the coding sequence ATGTTTATTTTAACTAACGATGATGGAATTGATGCACCAGGGTTAGAAGCATTAGCCAAGGCGATTGCCTTAGAGAATCTAGTTGTAGCACCAAAAGACCATCTCTCAGGTTGTGGACATCAGTTTACCACTCATCGCCCTATTCAGGTACAACGTCGCAATGAGACAGCCTACGCTATAGATGGAACACCTGCAGATTGTACGCGTATCGCTATTACTCACCTGAATCAGGAAGCTAAATACGTCCTTTCAGGTATCAATGCGGGAGGTAATCTTGGTGTAGATGTTTATACCTCTGGTACGGTAGCAGCGGTAAGAGAAGCAGCGATTCACGGTATCCCAGGTATAGCGATTTCTCATTGGATTAAAAAACCCCTAGAGATAGATTGGTCAAAAGCTACTAATCTCACCAAAAAGGTGTTAGAAGTATTGTTAGTCAAAACTCTCGAACCTGGTTACTTTTGGAATGTCAATCTACCTCACCTAGAAACAGGAAAACCAGAACCAGAAATTATCTTCTGTGAACCTAGTAATCATCCTTTACCAGTTAATTATCGAATAGAAGGGGATTTATACTATTATCACGGTGAATACGCCCAAAGAGAGCGATCGCCAGGAAGCGATGTAGATGTCTGTTTTTCGGGTAATATTGCCGTAACTTTACTTAAGGTTTAA
- a CDS encoding DUF4327 family protein: protein MATITRSYSISMIQEETLQLVQTGRVSRQQRIYSLCQFFPNGEWRCIEKELEENDFLLRDRIIDLIPQEAWASD from the coding sequence ATGGCAACAATCACAAGAAGCTATTCGATCAGTATGATCCAAGAAGAAACCCTACAGTTAGTCCAAACCGGGCGAGTCAGTCGCCAACAGAGAATTTATAGCCTTTGTCAGTTTTTTCCTAATGGAGAATGGCGCTGTATCGAGAAAGAATTAGAAGAAAACGACTTTTTACTCAGAGATAGAATCATTGATCTAATTCCACAAGAAGCCTGGGCATCTGACTAA
- a CDS encoding YgcG family protein, with amino-acid sequence MKRLLLSLLLCTLLVSNIFSTPAWATSVDDFPPPDSNTWVIDQAEAISRANEGKLSTNLANLAKNTGNELRIVVLRRLDYGENIASFSDELFETWFPTPETQANQTLVVLDTLTNNATLRRGENVQSLLDDAKVNSILEETIQVNLKQGDKYNQAILETGDRLVAILAQEADPGPTQIAEPLKLEGTFTEAEDTKKGSATLWVIGLLVLATIIPMATYFFYVGFSN; translated from the coding sequence ATGAAACGTTTACTACTCAGCTTATTATTATGCACTCTCTTAGTGAGTAACATTTTTTCTACCCCAGCTTGGGCTACGAGTGTTGATGATTTCCCACCCCCTGATAGCAATACCTGGGTGATTGACCAAGCAGAGGCTATCAGTCGCGCCAACGAGGGCAAATTAAGCACTAATCTAGCTAATTTAGCCAAAAACACCGGAAATGAGCTGAGAATCGTCGTACTTCGTCGTCTTGATTATGGCGAAAATATCGCTAGTTTTAGCGACGAACTCTTTGAGACTTGGTTTCCTACTCCTGAGACTCAAGCTAATCAAACTTTAGTAGTTTTGGATACCTTAACTAATAATGCTACTTTACGTCGGGGGGAAAATGTCCAATCTCTTCTCGACGATGCTAAAGTTAATAGCATTTTAGAAGAAACGATTCAAGTTAACCTCAAACAGGGTGATAAATATAATCAAGCTATCCTAGAAACAGGCGATCGCCTAGTGGCGATTCTTGCCCAAGAAGCAGATCCAGGACCGACTCAAATCGCCGAACCCCTTAAGCTTGAGGGGACTTTCACCGAAGCGGAAGACACTAAAAAAGGTAGCGCTACTTTGTGGGTAATTGGACTATTAGTTTTAGCTACAATTATCCCCATGGCTACTTACTTTTTTTACGTTGGCTTTTCCAACTAA